Genomic DNA from Nonomuraea rubra:
GGCCCGGCTCAACGATGGAAAGAAGGTTAACAGCCCAACGATGCCCTTTTCAAGCATACCGCGCCTTAAATTAACAGTCCGCTCAAATGCATATCCATGGTAGACGCAACATCCAAAGCCTTATTTGCGAGCTTGGAAATCCGAAGCGATCAGTTGAGACAGTTCTCTAGAAAATCCCAGCTCCCCCCAAGCTGCTATACGGGTGAGCACACTTTGACGCGATCTCATTTTCTCTCTAAGTATACGGATTGCAAGTCCCGTCCATCTAGTATGCAATATGCCGGACTCGTATAAATTGACTAGAATGTCCTCTTTAGCCGAACCCGACGAGCTGAAGGCCAGCAATAGTATGTGGAGAGCCTCAGACAGCTCCTTCGGGTTATCTTCCTCACATTCACGAAGCTCAGCAATCAATGATTCATTCCAATAACCGCACCTTAATAGCAGCATTATGCGCGCAAGCCGCACTTCTATTGAAATCTCAGACGTGTCGAGCTTTATAAGCTTTTCAAGGAAGAGCGCGTGGGGCTCAAGACTATTTCCAACATAGGAGAGAGCCAACAGCAGCTCTTTTTCTTGCGGGTGATCAAGCCAAGCCTGCTGCATTATATCGCCGTATCTACGCTCGTTGATATCGTGCAAGAACATGAGATGTAGACTGCTATTTCGGCGAATAGATTTCGCGATAGCTTCGACCCATCTGCTTTTTCTTAACGCATCAGGAGACACCTGGCACAATAATTGCACCCCAAGCATCGGAGACGTCTCAAACACGCCGTCTAAGAGAGCAGCGAAACTGGCGTCGAAGACAATAGACGCCCTCCCTCTCGGCGACAAGGCCATACTGGCCAGGAATTCACGAACCCGCCCAGCAGGAGATTCGATTGCAGCATTTATAAGGTTGCGCGGATCTTTAGGGTATGGAATATTATGCGATTCCCTCTCTAGCAGCCTTATCGGGAACCATGGCTTGCCAGCTATCCCACTCCTCATAATATCTCCATCATGAAGTTGCTGGAGATGCACGCCACGCCCAAACCAATCCTGCTGCCAAGTCAGCCAATCATCAATGTCCCCCAAGGCACCACTGCTAGCGGCGCTTACCAAAGCTTCCGTGCTATCCGGATCCCAAAACGCGATCAGCGCTTCTGCAAGTGGCCATGGCGCCAAAGATGCGATTTTGAATACTACGTAATAATCTGCCTCACGCGCCGCCGAGATAAGAACCTTAGCAAGGTTGTCACTGTTAGGAGATTTCATGAAGTCGAGATATGCTCTAATAGCATCCCAGCCTTGATCTCCTCCTGGAAACGTGTCGATTGCCTCACTTAGGCGTGTCGGCAGGATTGGGGGAAATCGACCCACTAGCAGGAGTTTGCGCCCACTCGTAATCCTGATTGACTTATCTCCACTTTTGCGGCTTGGAAACCAGAGTAGATTTGCTAATGGGCCGAGCCAATCAGGAGCTGATGGCGTGCTGACCCACGTTTGACGTGCATCGTCTAGGCCCGCGACACGTATTGGTCCCTGGGCCCGAGCGAGAGCACTGGCCGGGTAATCAAGAATTCTCCCGGCCAAAAACCCGTTCAGTGATGCTGAATCGTGGTTGCCATCCACGAGGAGCGTCTGGAACAACTCCTCATCAATATTTCGACTATCGAGCAGATTCGCAAAAAGAAGCGCGAAATCTGCGTCGTGCTCTGCTAGGTAGCTAAGACATACCCATGCATTGTTTGCAGCATTCGGATCGCTACCGCCAATTCTGCTACGTATTTCAGATAAGAAGACGTCCGAAGTTTCCTTCTGCCATACATTAGCGAGGCGAGGTGCCCAATCTGTGAACTGATCATCTAAAAGCCTCAGGGCTGTACGTGTAAGCATTCGATTCCATCGTGGCTGGCGTCGTGCGGAACCTTCCTCCAGAACGTCAAGAGCTAGTTCAGAGCCTGCAAGCGTGTACCTAGCAACCCTGTCCTCGATATCATCATTAAGCTCGCTACAAACCGCATGAATAGTGTCACGCAAATATTGACGGTCAAAAAAGCACTTGCCCGTGGCGAAGAGAAATACATTGCGCCAGTTGGTATTTCCCGCTATGGCCTTCAAGCGATTTTGGGTCATCTTGTCATCAGCAGCCATCAGACCTTCTGCGGCCATAAACTCTTGCAGGGAGCGAATCTCAAAACCAACCTGGCCTTGTTCGAGCCCGACAAGAAACACTAGTCGGTGTGCTGCGGCCTCGATAATGGATGCGACAAGCGTGGAAAGACTTTCGCTCTCGTGCCCCTCTTCGTGAAGGTGGCACTCCACAATCTTTTGGAATTGACCAATTGTCAGCTTCGCATCAGTTCCGCCTGATCGTTCCGCTTCAACTTGCAGCAGGAGGCCGACCTGTCGATGAACGGTAATGATGTCAGTTTTATACTCACGCAAGACCGCAGCGGCCGGAATATCCCTTTCGATCTCTCGATGGTAAATCAGCTTAAAATACTCGTCAAAGAGAGGCCAACGCTCCTGCGGGGGTTGTCCCATGCGGTCTAACAGTAACGTTAGAATGGTGACTTGCAAAGGACTTCGCATTAAACGCGCAGTCGCCTCGTTTTCGGCTGCACGACGAATGCGCCTTTTAATCTTCTCTACCCGGTCAACATCTCCGCTGAATCTAACCTCTGCAAGCTTACTTCCATATTCGATGGCTTGATTAGGGGAAAGGTGGGTCATCCAGTGATGGGAATAAAACTTGGGCGAGAATTCCTCATTATATCCCTGAGGCCGACTGGTGGCGACGACCAAGACGTCAATGTCGGAGCCTGTTAGCTTTGAAGAAGCTATGTCAGCCCAGAAGTCCTTAATAGCCCCTAGGACTTGGTCGCGATTTGTCGACGCGGGAACTTCGTCTAGGCCATCAAATATGAGAATACTTGGATAGGCGGCGAGTAAGGATTGGAAGTCACGTATCCTTAGATCGCCGTCTGTTCTCATGTTGAAGACATTAGTTAGGTATCCCAAGACACTGGTAGTTTGCTTATCGGCAAGACTTTTAGCAAATTCGCTTAGGACTACCCGAAATGGGATTCGACGCGCTCCAGGCTTGGCAAGAAGACCGTCATCCCATTGTTTTTTAATCGCAGCTACTATGGCTGCCGGCTCATGCTCAACAGTTCCATCTGGGAGATCAACCAACAGCGCTGCGCGAAATACTTGACATATATACTGCCCGACTGTTGTCTTTCCCTGCCCTGGTCCTCCAATGAGAACGTGCCGTCCAACTGGCCGCGCTCTTTCAGAATTATCCTGCCAATCATCCTGTCGACAGTGGAGGGATGATTCACGGATAATGAGATCCGCAAAGTATAGGTCTTTGCTGGCTTGCATACCATGAGGGCTATCGATTGTTAGGTCAGGATGCGGCTCCGCTGCCACTGGTACGTCTACGAATACCTGCGAAAGCGGTATTGCCTCATCGGCCGAATGGCCTGCCTGCTCCAATTTGGCAAATTGGTCAACACGTAGCTCCTTCTGTAAGAACCGAGCAATTAAGTAGCGATAATCGGGTCGCTGAGACTGCAGTGTCTGGGCCAGTTCTGCCAAAACGTCACCTGGTGTCACCCATGCCATATACGCTTCACGCACATCCTTGTTATTATCGAGGAGGATGCGAAGCTTGTCATAGTCCCATACGTCTACATCTTTTAGCTGATGCTTCCTGGCAAATTGGCGAAGCTCTCTGAAAACTTTGTCCTTGCTTCCGGTACGAGAAACAGAAGTTAGAGCAACGTTGGTAGCCAAAATGTAGTAGTCCATTTGCCGGTTAGAGTCTCGCTTAGCATACTTCGCTAACTCGGCTTTGAGTTCCTTAAGTACCCATCGACCATCCGCGGTCGAATTGCTTGGGCGTTGGAGGAATTTCGCCTGAATGACGCCATAGCCGTTCCATTGACCGGAATCGACACCATACTTGGTTGGACCGTCGAAGGTTGCCTCGCGACCTCCGTCAGGACCGTCTCCAAAAGGAGTGGTCGTCTCTGTTATCGTCTTTATGCATAGAGCCTGTACGAAGTGCTCGAAGCTACGAGGGCTTAGCCCGTCGAGACGGTAGTCGGTCACGAGCTGAGAGTATCCGATGGGTGAGACATGTTCCACCCTATGTTCACCCGATATGCGTGGTTATCGCCCTTTCGATCAGATTGTGGCTAGATTTGCCATTGCACTTGCCGCCCTCAGCCTGAACCCACCGGGCTTCCTGTCCTGGGTGCTAGGAAGAGCTCAGAGTACAGCCTTCGGAAGGATCTACGGCGATGCCTTTTCTCGGAGTTATGTACTGCCGATCAGCAAGAAGGTAACTTCGCGGTGTGGCTGACGACGCTGAGCTGACGCGCTGGATAGTGCACGGAGAACGACTCGTCTACGAGAACCGGTGGGTCCGGTTGGGCCTGGCAGATGTGGAGATCCCTGGTGGGGAGCGGTTTGAGCATCATGTGGTGCACCTGGATCGGGCGGCGATCGCTGTCGTGCTGGATGAGCAGGACCGGGTGTTGATGATGTGGCGGCATCGGTTCGTGTTCGATCGGTGGGGGTGGGAGCTTCCCGGCGGGCTGATCGAGGCGGGTGAGGATCCGATGGTCACCGCTCTCCGGGAGGTGGAGGAGGAGACCGGGTATCGGCCGAAGGGCTTGGAGCCTCTGGTCTCGTATCAGCCAATGGCGGGGATGGTCGACTCCGAGCACATGCTGTTCGTTGGGCGTGGGGCTGAGCTGGTGGGCGAGCCTGAGGGTGAAGTAGAGGCCGACCGGATCGAGTGGGTCCCCATGAGCGAGATCCCGGGCTTGGTAGCCCGCGGGGACATCTGGACGTCGGGGACCTTGGTCGGGGTGCTGCAGGCGCAGGTGTGGCTCAACAACCAAGACCGCGGTTGACGGCCTTGGCCAGTTCGTTGATGCGACGGCGTTGCCGGCGGCTGCCGGTCATGGTGGCCAACTGCTGGGCTCGCTGAATGTGGGGCTGGGCGGCTTCGGCGTCTCCGGCGGCGAGCAGGGCGTGGGCGAGGTCGCAGCGGACGCCGGACTCCGCGCGGTTGTAGGTGCCGTCCATCCCGGCCAGGGCTGAGCGCAGGTCCTCGGCGGTGGCGGGGTCACCGAAGCGAACCAGGCAGTTGCCGCGCCAGCGGGCCAGGTGGTGGGTGTTGATCGACAGGTAGGGCATGTCCGGGTCGGCGTCCCCGCCGGGGAGCAGCGAGACGGCCTGATCGAGGGCTCGGCGGCAGGTGGCCTCATCGCCCAGGACAGCAGCGGCTTCCGCTTCGGCGGATGAGAGCCAGGTCCTGAGTCGGGCGGGTACGCGGGTGTGATGCTGGGCGTGCACGTGCTGAAGGAGCTCCATCGCCTCAGCAGGCCGGCCGAGTTCCATCAGGACATAGGCCTGTTCGCCGGAGACGTAGGCCAGGACAGCGGGATCCTCGGCTTCGTAGGCGGCGGCCTTGGCCTGCTCGTAGTGGTGCCAGGCGTCCTTGAGGGCCAGAGCGTTAATGGCCTGCCAGCCGGCCAGGGACGCGGTCTCGGCGAGGAGGTGGGCGAGCTCGGCGCGCATACCGGGGCGTACGGAGTGACGGTGTGCACGCTGGATCTGCGAGATCTGCGCGAGCATCTTGTCCGCGATGGCCACTCCCCCGAGCCGCCGATCCAGAAGGCGCAGGTTGTTGGTATCGGTGCGCAGGATCATGACCGTGGTCGGGTCGATGGTCGCCGTGCTGTCCAGCAGTGCGGCGAGTTCGCGGGCCTGGTCTTCGTGCTCGTCGTCCTCTTCGTGGGCCTGGGGTGTACCGGCGAGCGGGGCCAAGCCGAGGAGCATGCGGGCGTGATCGGGCAGGCGCAGGCCGTTGGCGACGCGCTCGATGACGGCGAGCTCCTTGATACAGCCGCCCCCGTTGAGGATTTTGTTGACGCGAGGCTGGCCCAGGCCGGTGGCGGTGCCGATGCGGACCTGGCTGGCGCCGTATTTTCGGGCGATCCTGAAAAGTCCGGCAATGTCGCGGCTTTTGAGTATTTCCCGGGTTTCGTCCTGATCCCAGACGGCATCGGGTAGCTCAATTGGGTCGAACGCGCCATTTTGCATTTCGGACCTCCGGCTTTCCGTTGCCGGGATGATGTCGTGCTCCGCCGTGGAGCCTATATGCGCTCGTGCTATATCAGCGTGAGATAGGTCTGAAAAGCATGGACATTCATGCTGACCGGCATGACAACGCCAGTTAGATGCACAGAGTGCGAGGGACGAGGCTGGAAGATCGTCACTCGTCGCGGCCACATGACCGCCTCCGGGCTGGGCCTGGCCGCGTCCGCTCAGGAGGACTGCCTTTTCTGCACCGGCTCCCCCGAGACGCAGCGAGAGGGCTTCTCCTGGACCGTCCGCGTTCTCACCGAGAACGGCGAAGTCGCTGGTCCGAGCGGATGGAGCGGGTTCCAGGCCACCGCGATGGACGAGCTGCGCACGGCGATGCGCGCCATGCCGCGCGAAACCTCGATCCGGGGCAGCATCCGGCACACCTGCTACGACTTCGGCGCCGGTGAGAACGCCCAGGCTCACCGCGAGACCTTCCGCGCGTACGTGGATCCAGCCGGGTCCGTGCGATTCGAGCGGGTGGAGAAATGATCTCCCCGGCCATGGTCACTTTGGACCCATGCCGGTCAGCGGAAACCCTCCGCGACGCTTTGCAGCGAGACGGCATCAATTCCGACGTCCACGACGGTTACGGACTGGCGCTGGTTTCAGTCTGGGTGGGCTTGGTCGTGTGGTGCGACGGCGAACGTCTTTGGTGGCGTACCGGATGGAATGCCGATCGCCGCCGCGTCATTTACGCCTGGCATCCGGCGTCTGATCCTCTCCGGGCGGCCCGCCGCATCGCCATGCGGTACGCCGAGCTGCGCGCCCAGCACCACCCGATCACCTCACACTGTGCCGGCACCTCGGCGGAGCCGTTGTGAGCCGGATCGGCTGGCGGGCCACCATCGTGAGCACCCTGCACAGCCATGCCCGCGTCCGTGCCAACAGCGCTGCGCTGATAGGCCGTGAGGGCGTTGTGGTCGCGGTGCTCCGTAACGGCACAGCGGCTCTCGTCCAGCTCGATGAGCACCCGTTCGGTCTGCCCTGCGGAGTCCTGCGCTGGCCACTGCAATGGGACGATCTCGATCTCAAAGAGCCGATCGAGGTGGCTTGTCCCCTGGACTACGTGGTCGGCCTCTCGGCGGGCCAGGTGCACGCGGTCATCCCCGGCACAACGGCCAGCCTCTGCTCGGCTCCAGTCCGGCCGCTGCCGTTCTGCGGCTGGTCGGTCAGGTTTTCTCCGCACGTTTCCCGGGCTTGCCCTATGTGCGCGGCCCTGGTGACGGGCTCCTGAGTTACATCCTGCTCGCTTATGAACGCGGGCCGCTGACAGGCCTGAGCTCAGCCGGTACTGTGCTTATGCGCACAAGTGGAAGAGTGAACGGGCGGTTGAGATGGGCATGGATTTCGCCCCACCTAAATACGCGCAGGTCATGCGGACAATTCAGGACCGCATCGAGTCGGGCGAGTACGCCCCCGGCGACATGCTGCCGTCCGAAACCCAGCTCGTGCGCGAACTCGGCGTCGGCCGGACCACCGTCGTACGCGCGTTGCAGACCCTCGCCATGCAGGGATGGATCGAACGGGAGCACGGACGCGGCTCGTTCGTCAAAGGCCGCCCGCAGAGCGCGGCCGACCGTGCACACCCCAGCCTGACGACAGCAGAGCAGGGCGAGAGCCCGAACGCGGTCCTTGAAGCCGGAAGAGTTCCGGCTCCCCGCCATATCGCCCGGCTGCTCGGCGTCGCCGAGAAGACCCCCGTGGTCGTACGCAAACGGCTCGCCCGGCAAGCCGACGTGATCTCGGCGGTAGAGACCGTCTGGGTCCCCCTGGAACACGCCCTCGGCACGGACCTGGACAAGCCCGAACCCTTGCGGCACGGCATCCGCCAGCACCTCCAGGCCGTCAAACACCTGCGCTTCGACCACATCACCGAGCGGATCAACGCCCGCCCGCCCACCAAGGAAGAGGCCGAACTGCTCGGCTCGTCCGGGCCGGTCCTCGGCGTGCTGGCCACCGTGCACGACCCTGCCGGCAACGTGCTGATGGTGGTCAGCCTGGCCCTGCCGGGGAGCCTGCACGAGCTCGAAGATGTCTTCAAGGTGAGCTAACTCTTACCCGCCCCTTACCGCTTATCCACTTGTGCGGACGAGTTGCGATCACCTACTCTCAACTCATGCGGACAAGTGGACGAGCGAACGAAGAGTCGTCCCCGTTGAAAGGAGGATCCCTCATGGCAATTCAAGGACCGATCCCGGTCAGCTTCGAGCAGGCGTTCCCGCACGGCTGCTTCATCGTCGGCCAGGTCGAGCAGGTCAAGAATTTCGAGGCCTCGACCGGCGGCAAGACCGTCTACGCCCGGGACAAGACGACCGGCGAGCCGATCTGGCAGATCCCCGTCATGGACGGCGACCCGAACCTCAAGGCCGGACAGAAGACCATCGCGGTCAAGATCCTGTCGGAGACCGAGCCCATCGCCCCGCCCGCTCTGGCCGGCCTGCCGATCGCACCGGTCGAGTTCAC
This window encodes:
- a CDS encoding NACHT domain-containing protein, which translates into the protein MTDYRLDGLSPRSFEHFVQALCIKTITETTTPFGDGPDGGREATFDGPTKYGVDSGQWNGYGVIQAKFLQRPSNSTADGRWVLKELKAELAKYAKRDSNRQMDYYILATNVALTSVSRTGSKDKVFRELRQFARKHQLKDVDVWDYDKLRILLDNNKDVREAYMAWVTPGDVLAELAQTLQSQRPDYRYLIARFLQKELRVDQFAKLEQAGHSADEAIPLSQVFVDVPVAAEPHPDLTIDSPHGMQASKDLYFADLIIRESSLHCRQDDWQDNSERARPVGRHVLIGGPGQGKTTVGQYICQVFRAALLVDLPDGTVEHEPAAIVAAIKKQWDDGLLAKPGARRIPFRVVLSEFAKSLADKQTTSVLGYLTNVFNMRTDGDLRIRDFQSLLAAYPSILIFDGLDEVPASTNRDQVLGAIKDFWADIASSKLTGSDIDVLVVATSRPQGYNEEFSPKFYSHHWMTHLSPNQAIEYGSKLAEVRFSGDVDRVEKIKRRIRRAAENEATARLMRSPLQVTILTLLLDRMGQPPQERWPLFDEYFKLIYHREIERDIPAAAVLREYKTDIITVHRQVGLLLQVEAERSGGTDAKLTIGQFQKIVECHLHEEGHESESLSTLVASIIEAAAHRLVFLVGLEQGQVGFEIRSLQEFMAAEGLMAADDKMTQNRLKAIAGNTNWRNVFLFATGKCFFDRQYLRDTIHAVCSELNDDIEDRVARYTLAGSELALDVLEEGSARRQPRWNRMLTRTALRLLDDQFTDWAPRLANVWQKETSDVFLSEIRSRIGGSDPNAANNAWVCLSYLAEHDADFALLFANLLDSRNIDEELFQTLLVDGNHDSASLNGFLAGRILDYPASALARAQGPIRVAGLDDARQTWVSTPSAPDWLGPLANLLWFPSRKSGDKSIRITSGRKLLLVGRFPPILPTRLSEAIDTFPGGDQGWDAIRAYLDFMKSPNSDNLAKVLISAAREADYYVVFKIASLAPWPLAEALIAFWDPDSTEALVSAASSGALGDIDDWLTWQQDWFGRGVHLQQLHDGDIMRSGIAGKPWFPIRLLERESHNIPYPKDPRNLINAAIESPAGRVREFLASMALSPRGRASIVFDASFAALLDGVFETSPMLGVQLLCQVSPDALRKSRWVEAIAKSIRRNSSLHLMFLHDINERRYGDIMQQAWLDHPQEKELLLALSYVGNSLEPHALFLEKLIKLDTSEISIEVRLARIMLLLRCGYWNESLIAELRECEEDNPKELSEALHILLLAFSSSGSAKEDILVNLYESGILHTRWTGLAIRILREKMRSRQSVLTRIAAWGELGFSRELSQLIASDFQARK
- a CDS encoding NUDIX hydrolase → MADDAELTRWIVHGERLVYENRWVRLGLADVEIPGGERFEHHVVHLDRAAIAVVLDEQDRVLMMWRHRFVFDRWGWELPGGLIEAGEDPMVTALREVEEETGYRPKGLEPLVSYQPMAGMVDSEHMLFVGRGAELVGEPEGEVEADRIEWVPMSEIPGLVARGDIWTSGTLVGVLQAQVWLNNQDRG
- a CDS encoding GntR family transcriptional regulator translates to MDFAPPKYAQVMRTIQDRIESGEYAPGDMLPSETQLVRELGVGRTTVVRALQTLAMQGWIEREHGRGSFVKGRPQSAADRAHPSLTTAEQGESPNAVLEAGRVPAPRHIARLLGVAEKTPVVVRKRLARQADVISAVETVWVPLEHALGTDLDKPEPLRHGIRQHLQAVKHLRFDHITERINARPPTKEEAELLGSSGPVLGVLATVHDPAGNVLMVVSLALPGSLHELEDVFKVS
- a CDS encoding XRE family transcriptional regulator; the protein is MQNGAFDPIELPDAVWDQDETREILKSRDIAGLFRIARKYGASQVRIGTATGLGQPRVNKILNGGGCIKELAVIERVANGLRLPDHARMLLGLAPLAGTPQAHEEDDEHEDQARELAALLDSTATIDPTTVMILRTDTNNLRLLDRRLGGVAIADKMLAQISQIQRAHRHSVRPGMRAELAHLLAETASLAGWQAINALALKDAWHHYEQAKAAAYEAEDPAVLAYVSGEQAYVLMELGRPAEAMELLQHVHAQHHTRVPARLRTWLSSAEAEAAAVLGDEATCRRALDQAVSLLPGGDADPDMPYLSINTHHLARWRGNCLVRFGDPATAEDLRSALAGMDGTYNRAESGVRCDLAHALLAAGDAEAAQPHIQRAQQLATMTGSRRQRRRINELAKAVNRGLGC
- a CDS encoding plasmid replication, integration and excision activator, producing the protein MAIQGPIPVSFEQAFPHGCFIVGQVEQVKNFEASTGGKTVYARDKTTGEPIWQIPVMDGDPNLKAGQKTIAVKILSETEPIAPPALAGLPIAPVEFTGMTITPYVNPSGRLAYSYRATGMKPARPKQQAAPAGKEAAA